In the genome of Drosophila pseudoobscura strain MV-25-SWS-2005 chromosome 3, UCI_Dpse_MV25, whole genome shotgun sequence, one region contains:
- the stl gene encoding A disintegrin and metalloproteinase with thrombospondin motifs 16, giving the protein MVSIRRWICHSWILIGLTTLWLLIAPVSPHNYDDDSQPSTQSHSPSSVHIELRRKRSLQWNGIELDENTLLGHLMDHERALIFGTQSAEEAPDFKLVHLEQEDKELEENTVKRRHRRSMPVPQDADSSDGNGEGDGVEARLQLQQAPQLIDDAFIFIRRTANGTQFVEHSPQLLKRLESCFYRSPAAALDLCETGNARGVFQQNASDFVIHPLPARFGSGNHVLYQPRLDRNNFSRLGAVDPLDSQLQFEPDAEEFNEPKPRLRAQSQSPLRLRFQPRHHHHHHEKSQLENQKRNLKPNLKNHQKHRRRRRFIGPPPRRWSVPEELFIETAIFVDRDLFAHMQRNFPANTESKIISFVLAMINGVQLLYHHPTLGRRINFVLKRLEIWKSWDPSGLSRSSDVDDYLNSFCMWQEKLNPFSDSHPLHYDHALILTGLDLRTITKDGKANSQVVGLAPVAGMCTAVSSCTINEAKHFESVFVVAHEIGHNLGMRHDTKENSCDPTMHIMSPKLGSGKVTWSKCSRTYLEDFLLEHQAECLFDRGQFMDHLDHSAGGIPPGERFDANQQCMLRFGKNFMRSSTQSKAEICRDLHCRQDGLPWTSHPALEGTECGEKMWCRGGSCVARSSQETALASYRQWPHKPSYEKASFMESNRIGPLLSEHPKPLDGNELPGVTNWSAWGEASKCDSGCLYGPSNRLREGSTGLRTFNRSCLNYRQRCMGQDRRFESCIAKQCYSVPVQTIANFASQVCMQAKKLDGELTGEGQQVSSTFEDSCKVFCRTKTNATKSRRWTFPDGTTCQSKQHNAGDIAYCISGRCERFSCDNSTNNFFRMDPTFCQSRARDSAEEESRLQQTTHKRYAERQEGVTPRNRFENEVAVRSFYGQDNHIRPQQQQPHKRKSYESYHKYPPREEHPQRAAPPPASASLIAIDRSSSAETEWEIKSGCHSNCMADSKGIQAVRSRVTREESFQLCTHRVKPCERLQTAAEYAEQTCANYRMKVRGLSGHGAQISASMDEPDRSCRVGCQDELIKYRYYLVNGKNGHFPLGTRCSQVSKRFCVYGKCLEFGDDNLPLEKSHISLALLRTRRESNVSRRKRSLHPGSASPNYFERGHLDASTDHIEFTHPIHVSADELSSKS; this is encoded by the exons ATGGTATCTATTCGCCGATGGATCTGTCATAGTTGGATCTTAATAGGTCTGACCACCTTGTGGCTGCTAATCGCTCCTGTTAGCCCCCACAACTATGATGACGACTCCCAACCATCCACCCAGtcccactccccctcctccGTCCACATTGAGCTACGCCGCAAGAGGAGCTTGCAGTGGAATGGCATTGAG CTGGATGAGAACACACTGCTGGGGCACTTGATGGATCATGAGCGGGCCCTGATCTTTGGCACACAATCCGCTGAAGAAG CGCCCGATTTCAAGCTGGTGCACCTGGAGCAGGAGGATAAAGAGCTGGAGGAGAACACGGTGAAACGACGCCATAGACGCAGCATGCCAGTGCCACAAG ACGCCGATAGCTCCGATGGCAATGGGGAAGGGGATGGAGTGGAGGCCagactgcagctgcagcaggcgcCGCAGCTGATCGACGATGCCTTCATCTTCATCCGTCGCACCGCCAACGGGACGCAATTCGTGGAGCATTCGCCGCAGTTGCTGAAGCGTCTGGAGAGCTGCTTCTACCGGAGTCCGGCGGCGGCCCTCGACCTCTGCGAGACGGGTAATGCG CGTGGCGTGTTCCAGCAAAATGCCAGCGACTTTGTGATCCATCCTCTACCCGCTCGCTTCGGATCGGGTAACCATGTACTCTACCAGCCCCGCTTGGATAGGAACAATTTCAGTCGGTTGGGGGCAGTGGATCCGTTAGACAGCCAGCTGCAGTTCGAGCCAGATGCAGAGGAATTCAACGAACCGAAGCCGAGACTCCGAGCCCAGTCACAGTCCCCGCTACGACTGCGCTTCCAGCCgcgacatcatcatcatcatcatgagaAGAGCCAGCTCGAGAACCAGAAAAGGAATCTGAAACCGAATCTAAAAAATCATCAGAAGCATCGACGACGTCGTCGTTTCATTGGCCCTCCGCCACGCCGCTGGTCAGTGCCCGAGGAGCTGTTCATCGAGACGGCCATCTTCGTGGACAGAGATCTGTTCGCCCACATGCAGCGGAACTTCCCCGCCAACACAGAGAGCAAGATAATCAGCTTCGTCCTGGCCATGATCAATGGGGTGCAGCTGCTCTACCACCACCCCACGCTCGGTCGGCGCATTAACTTTGTGCTGAAGCGTCTGGAGATCTGGAAATCCTGGGATCCCTCCGGCCTGTCGCGCTCCAGCGATGTGGACGACTATCTGAACAGCTTTTGCATGTGGCAGGAGAAGCTGAATCCCTTCTCGGACTCGCATCCCCTGCACTACGATCATGCCCTCATCCTCACCGGCCTCGACCTGCGGACGATCACCAAAGATGGCAAGGCCAATAGCCAGGTCGTGGGTCTGGCACCCGTGGCCGGTATGTGCACGGCCGTCTCCTCCTGCACCATCAACGAGGCCAAGCACTTTGAGAGCGTCTTTGTGGTAGCCCATGAAATCGGACACAA TCTGGGAATGCGGCATGACACCAAGGAGAATAGCTGCGATCCCACCATGCACATCATGTCGCCAAAGTTGGGCAGTGGAAAGGTCACCTGGTCCAAGTGCTCCCGCACTTATCTGGAGGATTTCTTATT AGAGCACCAGGCCGAGTGCCTCTTCGATCGGGGACAGTTTATGGATCACTTGGACCATTCTGCGGGTGGGATTCCCCCCGGCGAACGCTTCGATGCCAATCAGCAGTGCATGCTGCGATTTGGAAAGAACTTCATGCGCTCCAGCACCCAGAGTAAAGCGGAGATCTGCCGGGATCTGCACTGTCGGCAGGATGGGCTGCCCTGGACCTCACATCCGGCGCTGGAGGGAACCGAGTGCGGCGAGAAAATG TGGTGCCGCGGAGGGTCTTGTGTGGCTCGCTCGTCGCAGGAGACAGCCTTGGCGTCCTACAGGCAGTGGCCGCACAAACCGAGCTACGAGAAGGCCAGCTTCATGGAGTCCAACAGGATCGGTCCGCTGTTGAGCGAGCACCCCAAGCCGTTGGATGGCAACGAGCTGCCGGGAGTCACCAACTGGAGTGCGTGGGGCGAGGCGAGCAAATGCGACTCTGGATGCCTCTACGGACCCTCGAACCGGCTGCGCGAAGGCAGCACCGGACTGCGGACCTTCAACCGCAGCTGCCTCAACTACCGGCAGCGGTGCATGGGCCAGGACCGGCGTTTCGAGAGCTGCATTGCCAAGCAGTGCTACAGTGTGCCGGTCCAGACAATCGCCAACTTCGCCTCTCAGGTGTGCATGCAGGCCAAAAAGCTGGACGGAGAGCTCACGGGCGAGGGCCAGCAGGTGAGCTCCACCTTTGAGGACTCCTGCAAGGTGTTCTGCCGCACCAAAACCAATGCGACCAAGTCGCGTCGCTGGACCTTTCCGGACGGCACCACCTGCCAATCCAAGCAGCACAACGCGGGGGACATTGCCTACTGCATTTCGGGGCGCTGCGAGCGCTTCTCGTGCGACAATTCCACGAACAACTTCTTCAGAATGGACCCGACCTTCTGCCAGTCGAGGGCAAGGGACTCTGCGGAAGAGGAGAGCAGGCTGCAGCAGACGACCCACAAGCGCTATGCGGAGAGGCAGGAGGGAGTCACGCCCAGAAATCGCTTTGAGAATG AAGTGGCCGTGCGCAGCTTTTATGGGCAGGATAACCATATCAgaccccagcagcagcagccgcataaGAGGAAGTCCTACGAATCGTACCACAAGTATCCACCCAGAGAGGAGCACCCACAGAGGGCGGCCCCCCCACCAGCCTCTGCCTCGCTGATCGCCATCGATCGCAGTTCCTCGGCGGAGACAGAGTGGGAGATCAAGTCGGGTTGCCACTCCAACTGTATGGCCGACTCAAAGGGCATCCAGGCGGTGAGGTCGAGGGTCACGCGGGAGGAGAGCTTCCAGCTCTGTACACATCGCGTCAAGCCCTGCGAGCGCCTCCAGACAGCAGCGGAGTATGCGGAGCAGACCTGCGCCAACTACCGGATGAAGGTGCGCGGCCTGTCCGGACACGGGGCCCAGATCTCGGCCAGCATGGACGAACCCGATCGCAGCTGTCGCGTCGGCTGCCAGGACGAGCTCATTAAGTACAGGTATTACCTGGTGAACGGCAAGAACGGACACTTTCCCCTGGGCACGCGCTGTTCGCAGGTGAGCAAGCGCTTTTGCGTTTACGGCAAGTGCCTGGAGTTTGGCGACGACAACCTGCCGCTGGAGAAGTCTCACATCAGCCTGGCCCTGCTCCGGACCCGTCGCGAGTCGAATGTTTCGCGCCGGAAGCGAAGTCTGCACCCGGGGTCTGCGTCTCCAAATTACTTTGAACGAGGACATCTTG ATGCCTCGACGGACCACATCGAATTCACCCATCCCATTCAcgtctccgcagacgaactgaGTAGCAAAAGCTGA
- the LOC6898265 gene encoding uncharacterized protein: MKLPFRRIIILLALLFVGFLLIERAAARSVPEYMPNETKNSSVVERKINATDWAKVRREQGQPIEEMAPDSQLPQYPYFSSIKHLARTNKSSLNNTNLTSTEPSIPFGFDTSHLPCDLDSGGRESVVWAFPTYCVWAWNNKYNDEKSYRVFKIFQLEGFFFGQYYERLKRFEMDPKVWDYMKTGVS; this comes from the exons ATGAAGTTGCCATTTAGGAGAATAATAATCCTGTTGGCATTGCTGTTTGTGGGG TTCCTACTAATTGAGAGAGCAGCTGCCCGGAGTGTTCCGGAATACAtgccaaacgaaacgaaaaattcCAGTGTCGTCGAAAGAAAGATTAACGCCACTGATTGGGCCAAGGTGCGGAGAGAGCAAGGTCAACCCATAGAAGAAATGGCCCCCGATTCCCAGTTACCTCAGTACCCATATTTCAGCTCAATCAAGCACTTGGCCCGCACTAATAAGAGCAGTCTCAATAATACCAATCTCACTTCCACTGAGCCGTCTATACCCTTTGGCTTCGACACATCGCATCTGCCCTGCGATTTGGATTCGGGGGGACGAGAGTCCGTTGTGTGGGCTTTTCCAACTTATTGCGTCTGGGCATggaacaacaaatacaacgatGAAAAGAGCTATCGCGTCTTCAAGATCTTTCAACTGGAGGGCTTCTTCTTTGGCCAATACTACGAGCGTTTAAAGCGCTTCGAGATGGATCCGAAAGTATGGGATTATATGAAAACAGGAGTCTCATAG
- the CycB gene encoding G2/mitotic-specific cyclin-B: protein MVGTLKMRGDENASENINQVQLKKLTVPSNEATTKRAALGDLQNRGLNRAIAAKDVAQKELKESKLPNVLRNAKARVDTHWKKQPVGASNVNGAVLAKPTEGGVAALLRANSVRTHTAPSGVLLTRQVSASTLIRGDKAAAEATSKLTVKPKSETGSSDQVNAPEPTLRREDSNLSKKSLTKLRAAMGKPVMGVAGLRKEPVAVLKKEPSVVIKKDVVGPVRSESTDRGAILKPSTTIQPSMSLSSKRLAGIEDIDAHDKDNLVLVSEYVNDIYDYLYKLEIEQPIHNDHLAGQKEVSHKMRAVLIDWINEVHLQFHLAAETFQLAVAIIDRYLQVVKNTKRSNLQLVGVTALFIATKYEELFPPAINDFVFITDDTYSAREIRMMELQIFKAIDCNLSRPLPIHFLRRYSKAAGAEDEHHAMSKYFVELASVDYDLASYKPSEIAAASLFLSLHLLNGNYRASTGFNDKHWTPTLAYYSRYTATHLRPITRQIAKLARDAPQAKLKAIHNKYQGNKFQKIALRTELSGPLMDSIVGQSLKK, encoded by the exons ATGGTCGGCACATTGAAAATGCGCGGGGATGAG aATGCCTCGGAAAATATAAACCAGGTCCAACTTAAGAAATTGACAGTGCCTTCAaatgaggcaaccacaaaacGTGCTGCTTTGGGCGATCTGCAGAACCGCGGGTTGAACCGCGCCATTGCCGCCAAAGATGTGGCCCAGAAAGA ATTGAAAGAATCGAAGCTGCCGAATGTGTTGCGCAACGCCAAGGCCCGCGTGGACACGCACTGGAAGAAGCAGCCAGTGGGTGCCAGCAATGTCAACGGTGCCGTGCTGGCCAAGCCCACTGAGGGTGGAGTGGCGGCACTGCTGCGCGCCAACTCTGTACGCACCCATACCGCCCCCTCGGGTGTTCTGCTCACCCGTCAGGTCTCGGCCAGCACCCTGATCCGTGGCGATAAGGCGGCCGCTGAGGCGACCAGCAAGC TTACAGTCAAGCCAAAGTCGGAGACCGGCTCCAGCGATCAGGTCAATGCGCCTGAGCCCACATTGCGTCGCGAGGACAGCAATCTGTCCAAGAAATCCCTGACCAAGCTGCGGGCTGCAATGGGCAAACCAGTGATGGGTGTGGCCGGTCTGAGGAAGGAGCCTGTGGCCGTGCTCAAGAAAGAGCCGTCTGTGGTCATCAAGAAGGATGTCGTCGGTCCGGTCCGGAGCGAAAGCACCGATAGGGGTGCCATACTGAAGCCATCGACAACCATTCAGCCTTCAATGTCCTTGTCCAGCAAGCGATTGGCCGGCATCGAAGACATCGATGCCCACGACAAGGATAACCTCGTGCTCGTTTCAGAGTATGTCAACGATATCTACGACTATCTGTACAAGCTGGAGATCGAGCAGCCGATTCACAACGATCACTTGGCCGGGCAGAAGGAGGTCTCCCACAAGATGCGCGCAGTGCTGATCGACTGGATCAACGAGGTGCACTTGCAATTCCATCTGGCTGCCGAGACCTTCCAGCTGGCCGTGGCCATCATCGATCGCTATCTGCAGGTGGTCAAGAATACGAAGCGCAGCAATCTGCAGCTGGTGGGCGTGACGGCCCTCTTCATCGCCACCAAATACGAGGAGCTCTTCCCGCCAGCCATTAACGACTTTGTCTTCATCACCGATGACACCTACTCGGCCCGGGAGATCCGCATGATGGAGCTGCAGATCTTCAAGGCCATCGATTGTAATCTGTCGCGTCCGCTCCCGATTCATTTCCTTCGGCGCTACTCAAAGGCCGCTGGGGCAGAGGATGAGCACCATGCCATGTCCAAGTATTTTGTGGAATTGGCTTCGGTCGACTACGATTTGGCTAGCTATAAGCCGTCAGAG ATTGCTGCAGCCTCGCTGTTTCTGTCGCTCCACTTGCTCAATGGCAACTACCGTGCCAGCACTGGCTTCAACGACAAGCACTGGACACCGACGCTGGCCTACTACTCTCGCTACACGGCCACGCACTTGAGGCCCATCACTCGACAGATCGCCAAGTTGGCTCGCGATGCACCACAGGCCAAGCTGAAGGCCATCCACAACAAGTACCAGGGCAACAAGTTCCAAAAGATCGCGCTCAGAACCGAGCTGAGCGGCCCCCTGATGGACTCCATTGTGGGCCAGAGCCTGAAGAAGTAG
- the blw gene encoding ATP synthase subunit alpha, mitochondrial, which produces MSMISARLASSVARTLPKSAAQIACKVAYPASTLAARKFHVASTQRSAEISSVLEERILGISPKADLEETGRVLSIGDGIARVYGLNNVQADEMVEFSSGLKGMSLNLEADNVGVVVFGNDKLIKQGDIVKRTGAIVDVPVGYELLGRVVDALGNAIDGLGAIDTKDRFRVGIKAPGIIPRVSVREPMQTGIKAVDSLVPIGRGQRELIIGDRQTGKTALAIDTIINQKRFNDAQEESKKLYCIYVAIGQKRSTVAQMLKRLTDAGAMKYTIIVSATASDAAPLQYLAPYSGCAMGEFFRDKGKHALIIYDDLSKHAVAYRQMSLLLRRPPGREAYPGDVFYLHSRLLERAAKMSPAMGGGSLTALPVIETQAGDVSAYIPTNVISITDGQIFLETELFYKGIRPAINVGLSVSRVGSAAQTKAMKQVAGSMKLELAQYREVAAFAQFGSDLDASTQQLLNRGVRLTELLKQGQYVPMAIEDQVAVIYCGVRGYLDKMDPGKITNFEKEFLQLMKTSEQGLLDTIAKEGAISEATDAKLKDIVSKFLATFQG; this is translated from the exons ATGTCGATGATTTCTGCACGCTTGGCGTCGTCGGTCGCGCGCACCTTGCCCAAGTCGGCCGCACAG ATTGCCTGCAAGGTTGCGTACCCAGCTTCCACTCTCGCTGCCCGTAAGTTCCATGTTGCCAGCACACAGCGCAGCGCGGAAATCTCTTCCGTCCTGGAGGAGAGAATCCTGGGCATTTCGCCCAAGGCCGATCTGGAGGAAACCGGTCGTGTGCTGAGCATTGGTGACGGTATCGCTCGTGTCTATGGCCTGAACAACGTGCAGGCCGATGAGATGGTGGAGTTCTCCTCCGGTTTGAAGGGCATGTCCCTCAACTTGGAGGCCGACAATGTCGGTGTGGTCGTCTTCGGTAACGACAAGCTGATCAAGCAGGGCGATATTGTCAAGCGTACTGGCGCCATTGTCGATGTCCCAGTCGGTTATGAGCTGCTGGGTCGCGTTGTCGACGCTCTGGGTAACGCCATCGACGGCCTGGGCGCCATCGACACCAAGGACCGCTTCCGTGTCGGCATCAAGGCCCCCGGCATCATTCCCCGTGTGTCTGTGCGCGAGCCCATGCAGACCGGAATCAAGGCTGTGGACTCTCTGGTGCCCATCGGTCGTGGCCAGCGTGAGCTGATCATCGGCGACAGGCAGACTGG AAAGACTGCTCTGGCCATTGATACCATCATCAACCAGAAGCGTTTCAACGACGCCCAGGAGGAGTCCAAGAAGCTGTACTGCATCTACGTTGCCATTGGCCAGAAGCGTTCCACTGTCGCTCAGATGCTAAAGCGTCTGACTGACGCCGGCGCCATGAAGTACACCATTATTGTGTCTGCCACCGCTTCGGATGCCGCTCCCCTGCAGTATCTGGCTCCCTACTCCGGTTGCGCCATGGGCGAGTTCTTCCGCGACAAGGGAAAGCACGCTCTGATCATCTACGACGATTTGTCCAAGCATGCCGTCGCCTACCGTCAGatgtctctgctgctgcgtcgtcCCCCAGGTCGTGAGGCCTACCCCGGTGATGTGTTCTACCTTCACTCCCGTCTCTTGGAGCGTGCCGCCAAGATGTCCCCCGCCATGGGAGGTGGATCCCTGACTGCCCTGCCCGTTATTGAGACCCAGGCCGGTGATGTGTCCGCCTACATTCCAACCAACGTCATTTCGATCACTGACGGCCAGATCTTCTTGGAAACCGAGTTGTTCTACAAGGGTATCCGTCCCGCCATCAACGTcggtctctctgtctcccgtGTCGGCTCCGCTGCCCAGACCAAGGCCATGAAGCAGGTTGCCGGCTCCATGAAGCTGGAGTTGGCTCAGTACCGTGAGGTCGCTGCCTTCGCCCAGTTCGGTTCTGATTTGGATGCCTCCACCCAGCAGCTGCTCAACCGTGGTGTGCGTCTGACCGAGCTGCTCAAGCAGGGACAGTACGTGCCCATGGCCATTGAGGATCAG GTTGCTGTCATCTACTGCGGCGTGCGTGGTTACTTGGACAAGATGGACCCCGGCAAGATCACCAACTTCGAGAAGGAGTTCTTGCAGCTCATGAAGACCAGCGAGCAGGGTCTGCTCGACACCATTGCCAAGGAGGGCGCTATCTCTGAGGCCACCGATGCCAAGCTGAAGGATATTGTTTCCAAGTTCTTGGCCACCTTCCAGGGTTAG
- the LOC117183196 gene encoding protein bfr2 isoform X1, translating into MPPKRRRRFQGLYYHSSPPKVMPMNGQTGGLNGSKRRNNDDFSVKLSTIRIWMHEKDIGKLTRILWAGQGHRLCQQASNNGRVKRFLAAVPHVMNAIKDLHQAVIDNNLETVQAQLEPPVPAALVTCKDGNGLNVIHKAAGLGHTKILEYLVGLWPEGAHEMDITGKTPLHWAASAKNNMRCYTLLTQAGCDEEALDYKMKTASYYRHKPHEIERAFLVYVPEAPRVSPESITDWEALSNENGENGAGGDAGSKKLDIKMTPAVNGRKSLDDSIENTSELDTNDGTSANDDEEDLSKADLDADVDPVPVPPEVSPLQRRPETPATFNNGHINGDIEGDTEDSEAENIARAISGGKEGEDGQGGEEDQEKQEEPKEPKEQESAANEELNDEQENHDENVAESNDVEQKEEEQPATESEPEVNEKTEEAEPEMEAEEELPEAAVEEEKITKLEEPVEPVAEEKEIQDQDNVENDENDDDDEVHFGVL; encoded by the exons ATGCCGCCGAAGCGTCGGAGAAGATTCCAAGGCCTATATTACCATTCATCGCCACCCAAAG TAATGCCGATGAACGGACAAACAGGCGGCCTGAATGGAAGCAAGCGTCGCAACAACGATG ATTTCTCGGTAAAGCTATCCACCATTCGTATCTGGATGCACGAAAAGGACATTGGCAAACTGACACGCATTCTGTGGGCGGGCCAAGGACATCGCTTGTGCCAGCAGGCCAGCAATAATGGGCGTGTCAAGCGTTTCCTTGCCGCCGTGCCACATGTCATG AATGCCATTAAGGATCTGCATCAGGCGGTGATCGACAACAATTTGGAAACGGTGCAGGCGCAGCTGGAGCCTCCCGTGCCCGCTGCCTTGGTGACCTGCAAGGACGGCAATGGACTGAATGTCATCCACAAGGCCGCCGGCTTGGGCCACACCAAGATCCTGGAGTATCTGGTCGGTCTCTGGCCGGAGGGCGCCCACGAGATGGACATCACCGGCAAGACGCCGCTCCATTGGGCAGCCAGTGCCAAAAACAACATGCGCTGCTATACCCTGCTCACCCAGGCGGGTTGTGACGAGGAGGCCCTCGACTAT AAAATGAAGACAGCCTCGTACTACCGCCACAAGCCGCACGAAATCGAGCGGGCTTTCCTCGTCTATGTCCCGGAGGCACCGCGTGTCTCCCCCGAGAGCATCACTGACTGGGAGGCCTTGAGCAATGAGAATGGCGAGAATGGTGCCGGAGGCGATGCGGGCAGCAAG AAATTGGACATTAAAATGACACCGGCTGTGAATGGACGTAAATCGCTGGACGACAGCATCGAGAACACTTCGGAGCTGGACACAAACGATGG TACAAGTGCCAATGATGACGAAGAGGATTTGTCCAAAGCGGATTTGGATGCGGATGTAGATCCGGTACCGGTTCCGCCGGAAGTATCGCCATTGCAGCGCAGACCGGAAACGCCGGCCACATTCAACAATGGCCACATTAATGGCGATATCGAAGGCGACACCGAAGACAGTGAGGCGGAG AATATTGCAAGAGCTATAAGCGGCGGTAAAGAAGGAGAAGATGGCCAGGGTGGAGAGGAGGATCAAGAAAAACAGGAGGAACCGAAGGAACCGAAGGAACAGGAGTCTGCTGCAAACGAGGAATTGAATGATGAGCAGGAAAACCACGATGAAAATGTCGCAGAGAGTAATGATGTGgaacagaaggaggaggagcagcctgCCACAGAGAGTGAGCCAGAAGTTAACGAAAAGACTGAAGAGGCGGAGCCAGAGATGGAAGCTGAAGAGGAACTGCCAGAGGCGGCAGTTGAAGAGGAAAAGATCACCAAGTTGGAGGA
- the LOC117183196 gene encoding protein bfr2 isoform X2, producing MFGPLTVMPMNGQTGGLNGSKRRNNDDFSVKLSTIRIWMHEKDIGKLTRILWAGQGHRLCQQASNNGRVKRFLAAVPHVMNAIKDLHQAVIDNNLETVQAQLEPPVPAALVTCKDGNGLNVIHKAAGLGHTKILEYLVGLWPEGAHEMDITGKTPLHWAASAKNNMRCYTLLTQAGCDEEALDYKMKTASYYRHKPHEIERAFLVYVPEAPRVSPESITDWEALSNENGENGAGGDAGSKKLDIKMTPAVNGRKSLDDSIENTSELDTNDGTSANDDEEDLSKADLDADVDPVPVPPEVSPLQRRPETPATFNNGHINGDIEGDTEDSEAENIARAISGGKEGEDGQGGEEDQEKQEEPKEPKEQESAANEELNDEQENHDENVAESNDVEQKEEEQPATESEPEVNEKTEEAEPEMEAEEELPEAAVEEEKITKLEEPVEPVAEEKEIQDQDNVENDENDDDDEVHFGVL from the exons atgtttggTCCACTTACAGTAATGCCGATGAACGGACAAACAGGCGGCCTGAATGGAAGCAAGCGTCGCAACAACGATG ATTTCTCGGTAAAGCTATCCACCATTCGTATCTGGATGCACGAAAAGGACATTGGCAAACTGACACGCATTCTGTGGGCGGGCCAAGGACATCGCTTGTGCCAGCAGGCCAGCAATAATGGGCGTGTCAAGCGTTTCCTTGCCGCCGTGCCACATGTCATG AATGCCATTAAGGATCTGCATCAGGCGGTGATCGACAACAATTTGGAAACGGTGCAGGCGCAGCTGGAGCCTCCCGTGCCCGCTGCCTTGGTGACCTGCAAGGACGGCAATGGACTGAATGTCATCCACAAGGCCGCCGGCTTGGGCCACACCAAGATCCTGGAGTATCTGGTCGGTCTCTGGCCGGAGGGCGCCCACGAGATGGACATCACCGGCAAGACGCCGCTCCATTGGGCAGCCAGTGCCAAAAACAACATGCGCTGCTATACCCTGCTCACCCAGGCGGGTTGTGACGAGGAGGCCCTCGACTAT AAAATGAAGACAGCCTCGTACTACCGCCACAAGCCGCACGAAATCGAGCGGGCTTTCCTCGTCTATGTCCCGGAGGCACCGCGTGTCTCCCCCGAGAGCATCACTGACTGGGAGGCCTTGAGCAATGAGAATGGCGAGAATGGTGCCGGAGGCGATGCGGGCAGCAAG AAATTGGACATTAAAATGACACCGGCTGTGAATGGACGTAAATCGCTGGACGACAGCATCGAGAACACTTCGGAGCTGGACACAAACGATGG TACAAGTGCCAATGATGACGAAGAGGATTTGTCCAAAGCGGATTTGGATGCGGATGTAGATCCGGTACCGGTTCCGCCGGAAGTATCGCCATTGCAGCGCAGACCGGAAACGCCGGCCACATTCAACAATGGCCACATTAATGGCGATATCGAAGGCGACACCGAAGACAGTGAGGCGGAG AATATTGCAAGAGCTATAAGCGGCGGTAAAGAAGGAGAAGATGGCCAGGGTGGAGAGGAGGATCAAGAAAAACAGGAGGAACCGAAGGAACCGAAGGAACAGGAGTCTGCTGCAAACGAGGAATTGAATGATGAGCAGGAAAACCACGATGAAAATGTCGCAGAGAGTAATGATGTGgaacagaaggaggaggagcagcctgCCACAGAGAGTGAGCCAGAAGTTAACGAAAAGACTGAAGAGGCGGAGCCAGAGATGGAAGCTGAAGAGGAACTGCCAGAGGCGGCAGTTGAAGAGGAAAAGATCACCAAGTTGGAGGA
- the LOC117183196 gene encoding uncharacterized protein isoform X3, which translates to MPPKRRRRFQGLYYHSSPPKVMPMNGQTGGLNGSKRRNNDDFSVKLSTIRIWMHEKDIGKLTRILWAGQGHRLCQQASNNGRVKRFLAAVPHVMNAIKDLHQAVIDNNLETVQAQLEPPVPAALVTCKDGNGLNVIHKAAGLGHTKILEYLVGLWPEGAHEMDITGKTPLHWAASAKNNMRCYTLLTQAGCDEEALDYKMKTASYYRHKPHEIERAFLVYVPEAPRVSPESITDWEALSNENGENGAGGDAGSKKLDIKMTPAVNGRKSLDDSIENTSELDTNDGILQEL; encoded by the exons ATGCCGCCGAAGCGTCGGAGAAGATTCCAAGGCCTATATTACCATTCATCGCCACCCAAAG TAATGCCGATGAACGGACAAACAGGCGGCCTGAATGGAAGCAAGCGTCGCAACAACGATG ATTTCTCGGTAAAGCTATCCACCATTCGTATCTGGATGCACGAAAAGGACATTGGCAAACTGACACGCATTCTGTGGGCGGGCCAAGGACATCGCTTGTGCCAGCAGGCCAGCAATAATGGGCGTGTCAAGCGTTTCCTTGCCGCCGTGCCACATGTCATG AATGCCATTAAGGATCTGCATCAGGCGGTGATCGACAACAATTTGGAAACGGTGCAGGCGCAGCTGGAGCCTCCCGTGCCCGCTGCCTTGGTGACCTGCAAGGACGGCAATGGACTGAATGTCATCCACAAGGCCGCCGGCTTGGGCCACACCAAGATCCTGGAGTATCTGGTCGGTCTCTGGCCGGAGGGCGCCCACGAGATGGACATCACCGGCAAGACGCCGCTCCATTGGGCAGCCAGTGCCAAAAACAACATGCGCTGCTATACCCTGCTCACCCAGGCGGGTTGTGACGAGGAGGCCCTCGACTAT AAAATGAAGACAGCCTCGTACTACCGCCACAAGCCGCACGAAATCGAGCGGGCTTTCCTCGTCTATGTCCCGGAGGCACCGCGTGTCTCCCCCGAGAGCATCACTGACTGGGAGGCCTTGAGCAATGAGAATGGCGAGAATGGTGCCGGAGGCGATGCGGGCAGCAAG AAATTGGACATTAAAATGACACCGGCTGTGAATGGACGTAAATCGCTGGACGACAGCATCGAGAACACTTCGGAGCTGGACACAAACGATGG AATATTGCAAGAGCTATAA